The following DNA comes from Triticum aestivum cultivar Chinese Spring chromosome 3D, IWGSC CS RefSeq v2.1, whole genome shotgun sequence.
GTGTGCCGTCTAGAGCTACTGCAACTATCCAGCCACGACGGCTCCTGCAGTGCAAGAAGATGATCTCTACTCTACGCCGCCATCCTAAGACAAAATTTCCCACGGGCTTCCTCCGGCTGCGGCAAGGAGAGCGAGGAGGGGAGGAGATGGGGCCGGCACCTAGGATTTCACCCCTGCCCCCCACCCCACAACCCCGTGGAGCAAATTGGGCGTCcatgagaaagaaaagaaaaaggggaaaagaaaagaaaaaactcatTAACGATTTAACGTAGCTCATGCATCTGCATGATCGAGTAAACCACCGCCAGCCAACCAATCCTACTGGCTGGCTCTTGATGTTTCGTCCTCTCCGTTTCTACTTTCAGCTGGCCGCCGTATCTTTTTCTATTCTAGCCGTGAGAGAGATCACGATAGATCCGTCGTTACACAATTCAcgagctgcatgcatgcatgcagctagCTCTTGGCCGATCGGTCACGGGCAATGCCATGCATCGATCCAGATCCAACGGTTGATCCACTTGTCCAGTACGTACTCTTGATGTATATATATACGAGACATCAAGTGAATGCATGCATGAGTTGCAGTAGATCGATCGATCGAGAAGCATAACAGCATTGCAAGCTAAGCCAGTTCGATCGGTGATGGGAAATTACCACCATCTTCTTCTTCGACGGTGGATGCTAGTCATGGTGGTGGCAGTAGCACTCCATGCGCATGGTGGTCTACTGGcagtgcaggcggcggcgcagaAGCAGCTGGTGCCGTGCATGTACATCTTCGGCGACTCGCTGGTGGAcaacggcaacaacaacaacatcctcaGCCTCGCCAGGGCCAACTACCGCCCCTACGGCGTCGACTTCCCCGAcggcgccgcgccgcccggccgctTCACCAACGGCCGCACCATGGTCGACCTGCTCGCCGGCCTCCTCGGCTTCCAGCCGCCCTTCATCCCGGCCTACGCCATGGCGCAGCCCTCCGACTACGCGCGCGGCCTCAACTTCGCCTCGGGCGCCGCCGGCGTCAGGCCGGAGACCGGGAACAACCTCGGCGGCCACTACCCTCTGTCGGAGCAGGTGAGCCACTTCCGGTCGGTGGTGGGCCAGATACCGCCGGCGGGGAGGGAGAAGCGGCTCGGCCGGTGCATCTACTACGTGGGCATGGGCAGCAAcgactacctcaacaactacttcatGCCCGACTACTACAACACCGCGCAGGCCTACGACCCCGCCGCctacgccgccgccctcctccaggAGTACGAACTTCAGCTCACCGCCCTCTACGCCCTCGGCGCCAGGAAGTtcgtcgtcgccggcgtcggcCAGATCGGCTGCATCCCCTACGAGCTGGCCAGgatcgacgacgacggcgacgacgaccaAGGACGAGGACGCCCCCCTCCCACTTCCGGCATCGGCCTCTCGATCCCTGGCATCACCGTCAGcatcggcggcagcggcggcaaccGGAGCACAGCTAACGGCGGCGCGAAAAAGAGCGGGTGCAACGACAAGATCAACAGCGCCATCGCCATCTACAACAAGGG
Coding sequences within:
- the LOC123074032 gene encoding GDSL esterase/lipase At1g33811-like translates to MGNYHHLLLRRWMLVMVVAVALHAHGGLLAVQAAAQKQLVPCMYIFGDSLVDNGNNNNILSLARANYRPYGVDFPDGAAPPGRFTNGRTMVDLLAGLLGFQPPFIPAYAMAQPSDYARGLNFASGAAGVRPETGNNLGGHYPLSEQVSHFRSVVGQIPPAGREKRLGRCIYYVGMGSNDYLNNYFMPDYYNTAQAYDPAAYAAALLQEYELQLTALYALGARKFVVAGVGQIGCIPYELARIDDDGDDDQGRGRPPPTSGIGLSIPGITVSIGGSGGNRSTANGGAKKSGCNDKINSAIAIYNKGLLAMVKRLNRGQQTPGANLVFLNAVNSGKDLAANAAAYGFTVLDRGCCGVGRNNGQITCLPMQRPCDDRTKYIFWDAFHPTEAANRIIANKVFSSSSTSDAYPINVSRLAAI